In the genome of Fuerstiella sp., one region contains:
- a CDS encoding MerC domain-containing protein, whose product MSQAASAEILPEQPTSAWRDFLGIAASLVCAVHCAAMPFLIAYLPALGLSFLADESFHQWMTVTCLLLALIAFVPGWRTHRRWLPGMTAGVGLIIIASAAYGHTDECCAAATAAAETEANESSVTQGAPQDEACPFDCCQSPAETGVATPAAFETNTDGSFRNLSAMATWWTPLGGLLLVSAHLLNRRYTCCSCCSPAMYAGDELLAASGNQSS is encoded by the coding sequence ATGTCGCAGGCTGCTTCCGCCGAAATATTGCCTGAACAGCCCACTTCTGCCTGGCGGGATTTTCTGGGAATCGCTGCCTCTTTAGTATGCGCTGTCCATTGTGCGGCAATGCCGTTTCTGATTGCCTATCTGCCAGCGTTGGGCTTGAGTTTCCTCGCTGACGAATCGTTTCATCAATGGATGACCGTCACCTGTCTGCTGTTGGCTCTGATCGCTTTCGTTCCCGGATGGCGGACACACCGGCGATGGCTTCCAGGAATGACAGCGGGAGTCGGCCTGATAATCATTGCCTCGGCCGCATATGGTCACACAGACGAATGCTGTGCTGCAGCCACCGCAGCGGCGGAAACGGAAGCGAACGAATCATCGGTTACACAAGGTGCGCCGCAGGACGAAGCCTGTCCGTTTGATTGCTGTCAATCCCCGGCAGAGACCGGCGTAGCGACTCCGGCAGCGTTCGAGACAAATACCGATGGTTCTTTCCGGAACCTGAGTGCCATGGCAACCTGGTGGACACCTTTGGGCGGTCTGCTGCTGGTTTCAGCACATCTCCTCAATCGACGTTACACATGCTGCTCCTGCTGTTCACCAGCAATGTACGCTGGTGATGAGCTGTTGGCAGCATCCGGGAATCAATCGTCATGA
- a CDS encoding ABC transporter permease subunit, whose protein sequence is MSDRTNNLSEQLGMPHSDSENRFLFSVVQQIEFTRKELRETLRDRRTIVTLLVMPLLLYPLLGLGLRFLAFQQSTDSRLEYHLAVNTRTEAQWLRETLSTGDRVLTAASVTSEPRPEVQLLVPEDPAGFDLGSIVTDSAADLGVRIEFGESFTNGRQQARVQLLQNKSSSRSRDLYDYIARRLTAANIELIEGWAQEKGQKLPVPIEQSRVLLEPAQEPSTVLGLLPLILLLMTVTGGVYPAIDLTAGERERNTMETLMALPVLRFRLLAAKYVAVVTVTLLTGIINLVAMSVTLYALQLDKTLLGESGFTAALAAKLFLGLGAFAVFYAAVLLLLTSSARSFKEAQAYLIPLLLLSIAPGLVILIPGWKLAGGTAALPLVNILLLSRDFLEGTAQRLPAIVAVISTLLYGVSALALASQVFGNDAVAVGSQGRWGDFLRRPKLRTLLPSLTSTLLTLALLFPGHFIVSGILGRGEAQPTVRLTWSAITTTVLFVVVPCLLLGWQRVSRSHGLGLTKPAWSWWLAAPILGVAVWPWIFELVVFAQSIGIRGFDPEQIENIDSLLAGWKNVPLWVVVVCLGVVPGICEECFFRGFLFNGLKQHLRGVGTIFCSAFAFGMFHVILAGGAAPERVLPSTLMGILLGWVTWQSGSTIPSIIVHVIHNSTLLIVVQSRELLAKWNIGQVEAEHLPWCWLAVSAVVLTLGTALAWFPSRRVTSGASFGSSPTGK, encoded by the coding sequence ATGAGTGATCGCACAAACAATCTCTCTGAACAACTCGGCATGCCTCACTCGGATTCCGAAAACCGATTTCTCTTCTCAGTTGTTCAACAGATCGAGTTCACTCGAAAAGAACTGCGGGAGACGCTTCGCGACCGTCGCACGATCGTCACGCTGCTGGTGATGCCGCTGCTGCTTTATCCTCTGCTCGGTTTGGGCCTGCGATTCCTCGCATTTCAGCAGTCGACTGATTCCCGACTGGAGTACCACCTGGCAGTCAACACCAGGACGGAGGCTCAGTGGCTGCGGGAGACGCTGAGCACCGGAGATCGAGTACTGACGGCGGCCTCAGTGACTTCCGAACCGAGGCCCGAGGTTCAGTTGTTGGTACCTGAAGACCCTGCTGGTTTTGATCTGGGTTCCATCGTCACGGATTCTGCAGCCGATCTTGGTGTCCGCATTGAGTTCGGAGAGTCTTTCACGAACGGCAGACAACAGGCTCGGGTACAACTACTCCAAAACAAATCCTCTTCACGAAGTCGTGATCTGTATGACTATATCGCAAGAAGACTGACAGCAGCAAATATCGAGTTGATCGAAGGCTGGGCCCAGGAGAAAGGCCAAAAATTGCCGGTGCCGATCGAACAATCCCGTGTATTGCTCGAGCCCGCACAGGAACCCTCGACAGTTTTGGGTTTACTGCCCCTGATCCTGCTGCTGATGACTGTGACCGGAGGTGTCTATCCTGCAATCGACCTGACCGCCGGCGAGCGTGAACGAAACACGATGGAAACACTGATGGCGTTGCCGGTCCTGCGATTTCGCCTGCTGGCGGCGAAGTATGTTGCGGTAGTGACCGTGACGTTGCTAACAGGGATCATAAATCTGGTGGCCATGAGCGTCACGCTTTACGCACTGCAGTTAGATAAAACCTTGTTGGGGGAAAGTGGCTTCACGGCTGCGCTGGCAGCAAAGCTGTTTCTTGGACTGGGTGCTTTTGCTGTGTTTTATGCGGCAGTACTGCTGTTGCTCACCAGTTCAGCCCGAAGTTTTAAGGAAGCACAGGCCTACCTGATTCCCCTGCTGCTGCTGTCAATTGCACCGGGACTGGTCATCCTGATACCTGGCTGGAAGTTAGCCGGCGGAACGGCTGCTTTACCGCTGGTAAACATTCTGCTCCTGTCCCGGGATTTTTTAGAAGGAACAGCACAGCGACTTCCTGCCATCGTCGCAGTCATCTCAACGCTTCTGTACGGAGTATCAGCTCTGGCACTGGCATCACAGGTGTTTGGCAATGATGCGGTCGCAGTTGGAAGCCAAGGTCGCTGGGGAGACTTCCTGCGGCGACCGAAACTTCGAACACTGCTACCTTCACTGACTTCGACCCTGTTGACCCTGGCTTTGCTGTTCCCCGGACACTTCATCGTCTCCGGTATTCTGGGCCGCGGTGAAGCACAACCGACGGTTCGTCTGACATGGTCTGCAATAACCACGACCGTACTGTTCGTTGTGGTCCCCTGTCTGCTGCTGGGCTGGCAACGCGTCTCGCGCTCACATGGGCTCGGTCTGACGAAACCGGCATGGTCCTGGTGGCTGGCAGCACCGATTCTTGGAGTGGCGGTGTGGCCCTGGATCTTTGAATTGGTTGTCTTTGCTCAAAGCATTGGAATTCGAGGATTCGATCCGGAACAGATTGAGAACATTGACAGCCTGCTGGCAGGCTGGAAGAACGTCCCGTTGTGGGTGGTGGTTGTGTGTCTTGGTGTCGTACCGGGCATCTGTGAAGAGTGTTTTTTTCGCGGTTTTCTATTCAATGGGCTGAAACAACATCTCCGTGGCGTAGGGACAATTTTTTGCTCTGCCTTTGCATTCGGCATGTTCCATGTCATTCTGGCGGGAGGGGCTGCCCCGGAGCGAGTTCTTCCAAGTACGCTTATGGGAATATTGCTCGGTTGGGTTACCTGGCAGAGCGGAAGCACCATTCCGTCAATCATTGTTCACGTGATTCACAACAGTACACTACTGATCGTTGTCCAGTCGCGTGAACTGCTGGCGAAGTGGAATATCGGACAGGTTGAAGCAGAGCACCTCCCGTGGTGCTGGCTGGCAGTCTCGGCTGTCGTGCTGACGCTGGGCACAGCACTGGCCTGGTTCCCAAGCCGACGTGTAACCTCTGGTGCATCATTCGGCTCATCGCCGACCGGAAAATAA
- a CDS encoding ATP-binding cassette domain-containing protein, with protein MIELNQLTKVFGDDVVAVDRLSLTVGPGEVYGLLGPNGAGKTTTLRMILGLLEPTSGNASILDCEVSAGPLRMKRLIGLVSASAGLYQWLTPRELLQYFAFGFGLNREKAHQRIDELSHRMELSHFLDRRCATLSTGQAQRVNLARALVHDPPVVLLDEPTRGLDVVGAKVVIDFVQVLREAGKAIIVCTHQLEEAERFCDRFGLLYRAKLKYQGTLDELKTKTGQPSLVEIFLRLMREAPPKTKTLGKRAGHE; from the coding sequence ATGATTGAACTGAATCAACTCACAAAGGTCTTTGGTGACGATGTCGTCGCAGTCGATCGGTTGTCTCTCACCGTCGGTCCGGGGGAAGTTTACGGACTGCTGGGTCCAAACGGCGCGGGCAAGACAACCACGCTGCGAATGATTCTCGGCCTGCTGGAACCCACCAGCGGAAACGCTTCCATTCTAGACTGCGAAGTCTCTGCCGGTCCGCTCAGGATGAAGCGTCTGATCGGGCTCGTATCAGCCAGTGCCGGCCTGTATCAGTGGCTGACGCCTCGTGAATTGCTTCAGTATTTCGCATTTGGTTTCGGCTTGAACAGAGAAAAGGCGCATCAGCGTATCGATGAACTGTCGCACCGCATGGAACTCAGTCACTTCCTGGATCGTCGCTGCGCAACTTTGAGTACCGGGCAGGCACAGCGGGTCAATCTGGCCCGAGCCCTGGTTCATGATCCGCCCGTTGTTCTGCTGGACGAGCCCACTCGCGGACTGGATGTTGTTGGTGCCAAGGTGGTTATCGACTTTGTTCAGGTCCTTCGAGAAGCCGGCAAAGCAATTATTGTCTGCACTCATCAACTCGAGGAAGCGGAACGATTTTGCGATCGATTTGGCCTTCTGTATCGAGCAAAACTTAAGTACCAGGGAACACTCGATGAATTGAAAACAAAAACCGGACAACCATCTCTGGTGGAGATATTTCTGCGCCTGATGCGTGAAGCCCCTCCGAAAACCAAAACTTTAGGGAAGCGCGCAGGCCATGAGTGA
- a CDS encoding DUF1559 domain-containing protein, whose protein sequence is MKVSPQKQSGFTLIELLVVIAIIAVLISLLLPAVQQAREAARRARCRSNLKQIGLALHNYHDVHMMFPPGWVGATLSPYQQHTGMEDPAVPTSFRNGFSWATFILPMLDQDTLYASLDFSRQVNGGSGNQAVIKTFLDVYTCPSDSIPNTFLLNDGVSDVELATTNYAAVFGTRELEECEINGAPGHVTAGQQCTSDGMFFHNSAIKIGGVTDGTSNTIMVGERTTFVEPGEDDFYGAWAGIITGTEEAAARFMGIADHVPNELVHPEDFASNHPGGAHFVLGDGSVHFMSENMDEGVFQSLATRTGGEIVGEF, encoded by the coding sequence ATGAAAGTTTCACCACAGAAACAAAGTGGGTTTACTCTGATTGAGCTTCTCGTCGTCATCGCTATCATCGCCGTCCTGATTTCGCTGTTATTGCCTGCAGTGCAGCAGGCCCGAGAAGCGGCACGCAGGGCCCGGTGTCGCAGCAATCTGAAGCAAATCGGGCTGGCTCTGCACAATTATCACGACGTTCACATGATGTTTCCCCCCGGTTGGGTGGGGGCCACTTTGTCTCCTTATCAGCAACACACGGGAATGGAAGATCCGGCGGTACCAACCAGCTTTCGCAATGGTTTCAGCTGGGCCACATTTATTCTTCCTATGCTGGATCAGGACACTCTCTATGCCTCACTGGATTTTTCCCGTCAGGTCAACGGCGGTTCGGGAAATCAGGCAGTAATCAAAACGTTTTTGGATGTTTACACGTGTCCTTCTGATTCCATACCCAATACTTTTCTGTTGAACGATGGAGTCAGCGACGTTGAGTTGGCGACCACAAATTACGCAGCTGTCTTTGGGACACGCGAACTGGAAGAGTGTGAAATCAACGGCGCCCCCGGTCACGTGACTGCGGGTCAGCAATGTACATCAGACGGCATGTTCTTTCACAATAGTGCAATCAAAATTGGTGGTGTCACCGATGGCACAAGCAACACGATCATGGTGGGAGAGCGCACAACATTCGTGGAACCGGGTGAGGACGATTTTTACGGTGCCTGGGCAGGGATTATTACCGGCACCGAAGAGGCGGCGGCCCGATTTATGGGAATTGCTGATCACGTGCCCAACGAGCTGGTACATCCGGAAGACTTTGCAAGTAACCACCCTGGCGGTGCACACTTTGTTCTCGGCGACGGTTCGGTTCACTTCATGAGCGAAAACATGGATGAAGGTGTGTTTCAATCGCTGGCGACTCGGACAGGTGGTGAAATCGTTGGTGAATTCTGA
- a CDS encoding sulfite exporter TauE/SafE family protein — translation MHEHTHQLTLGLGALHALEPGHGKTAMLVYLSGERRSLLHPLVMGLSSAVAHSVSLIGIAASVHLTHHLITGDHGHHDQLVTRSMQWISAALVTTVGLWMAAAAWRTRPARCGCRSAPHECGGDTFAVKATAKTSYSMSALLGVAFGLLPCPSAMAAYFTSISSGSPVAAYGVIGLFAAGIASSLTLVGILIQVFGGRLLESESWLSRLPWQPIRAGLILSVGIFYTWQLVS, via the coding sequence ATGCATGAGCATACTCATCAGCTGACTCTTGGCCTCGGCGCACTGCATGCACTTGAACCAGGACATGGCAAGACCGCGATGCTGGTCTATCTGTCTGGTGAAAGACGAAGTTTGCTGCATCCGCTGGTGATGGGATTATCCAGCGCAGTTGCTCACAGTGTTTCATTAATTGGAATCGCTGCTTCCGTTCATTTGACGCATCATCTCATCACCGGTGACCATGGCCATCATGACCAGTTGGTGACTCGCAGCATGCAGTGGATCAGTGCCGCATTGGTCACGACTGTTGGTCTGTGGATGGCGGCGGCAGCATGGAGGACCCGGCCCGCTCGATGCGGGTGCAGATCCGCCCCACACGAATGTGGTGGCGATACTTTCGCCGTCAAAGCCACCGCGAAAACGAGTTATTCGATGAGTGCGCTACTGGGGGTTGCGTTTGGTCTTTTACCATGCCCCTCTGCCATGGCCGCTTACTTCACGAGCATTTCGTCCGGTTCTCCTGTTGCTGCGTACGGTGTGATAGGTCTGTTTGCAGCTGGGATTGCTTCTTCTTTGACACTCGTCGGTATACTGATTCAGGTCTTTGGGGGTCGTCTGTTGGAATCGGAGTCTTGGCTCTCCCGATTACCATGGCAGCCGATTCGCGCCGGATTGATTCTCTCTGTCGGAATATTTTACACGTGGCAGCTGGTTAGCTAG
- a CDS encoding transcriptional repressor, producing MSINVSTFTLSELMKPKSDTAEVKETIRSVGLRATPARVATLILIRDMSAPMTHAEVASRLSESGVDKATAFRNLNDLADAGLLRRAELGDHVYRFEEVRSDEHGHDPHPHFLCVTCGVVTCLDSVRLTVGSQRASEEVGEVNEILLRGCCNDCKQD from the coding sequence GTGTCCATCAATGTCTCAACTTTCACTCTGTCGGAGCTGATGAAGCCGAAATCTGATACAGCTGAAGTCAAAGAAACGATCCGGTCAGTCGGCCTTCGCGCCACACCGGCTCGAGTGGCAACGCTCATCCTGATTCGGGACATGAGTGCTCCCATGACACATGCGGAAGTTGCTTCTCGACTTAGTGAGAGCGGTGTTGACAAGGCCACTGCGTTTCGAAACCTCAACGACCTGGCGGATGCCGGTTTGCTGCGTCGTGCTGAATTAGGTGATCACGTTTATCGGTTCGAGGAAGTGAGAAGTGACGAGCACGGTCATGATCCTCATCCACATTTTTTGTGTGTGACATGTGGTGTGGTGACATGCCTCGACAGCGTGCGACTGACGGTGGGAAGTCAGCGAGCCAGCGAGGAAGTTGGTGAAGTCAACGAGATACTTCTTCGCGGTTGTTGTAACGACTGCAAACAGGACTGA
- the aspS gene encoding aspartate--tRNA ligase — protein sequence MYRTHTCGELRRDHVDQSTTLCGWVHSYRDHGENLVFVDLRDRYGKTQVVFNTEEDSQIDSIARKLRREDVIRIRGEVRYRGDDLINPKLSTGEIEVRAHELTVFSSSKTPPFELDGIELPNEEMRLKHRFVDLRRESLQKNIIVRHKMSQAVREYFNNLDFLEVETPMLGRSTPEGARDYLVPSRVHQGSFYALPQSPQIYKQILMVSGFDRYYQIARCFRDEDLRADRQPEFTQIDVEMSFVDRDDILSLIDGLVSTVVKQVKDIDLPTPLPRFTYADVMERYGSDKPDLRFGMELIDVGEAAAASSFGVFKSVIEGGGRVRGINAKGAADKYSRRLLDKELKDFVGEHGARGLAYMKVADGKLESTIAKFFEPEQQQEIIRLMNGEDGDLLLFVADQPAVTSAALSALRNRLGRELELYDPDEFNALWVVDFPMVTWNEEANRYDAEHHPFCQPNSEDLEYFSSDPGKVRADSYDLVVNGNEAASGSVRIHDAKVQQQIFDLLNISPDEAESRFGFLLEALRYGAPPHAGIALGLDRWVMILTGDDNIRDVIAFPKTQRASDLLSGAPATVDDHQLRDLKITVEEIED from the coding sequence GTGTACAGAACTCACACCTGCGGCGAGCTTCGTCGTGATCATGTCGACCAGTCCACCACTCTCTGTGGGTGGGTCCATAGTTATCGGGATCACGGTGAAAACCTTGTTTTTGTCGACCTTCGTGACCGCTACGGAAAGACTCAGGTCGTTTTTAATACTGAAGAAGACAGTCAGATCGATTCCATCGCCCGGAAGCTGCGCCGTGAGGACGTCATCCGGATTCGCGGTGAAGTTCGCTATCGCGGAGACGATTTGATTAATCCGAAACTCTCTACCGGAGAAATCGAAGTTCGCGCGCACGAACTCACCGTGTTCAGCAGCAGCAAAACTCCACCCTTTGAGCTCGACGGAATTGAACTCCCCAATGAAGAAATGCGACTGAAGCATCGATTTGTCGATCTGCGTCGGGAATCACTTCAAAAGAACATCATTGTTCGACACAAAATGAGTCAGGCGGTACGTGAGTACTTCAACAACCTTGACTTTCTTGAAGTTGAAACTCCGATGCTGGGTCGCAGTACTCCGGAAGGTGCTCGAGACTATCTTGTTCCCAGCCGTGTCCATCAAGGGAGCTTCTATGCACTGCCGCAGTCACCACAAATCTATAAGCAGATTCTGATGGTTTCCGGTTTTGACCGTTACTATCAGATTGCCCGCTGTTTTCGAGACGAAGACCTGCGAGCCGATCGTCAGCCTGAGTTTACCCAAATCGATGTCGAAATGTCCTTTGTCGATCGTGACGACATTCTGTCGCTCATCGACGGTCTCGTTTCCACTGTCGTTAAACAGGTCAAAGACATCGACCTGCCAACTCCGCTGCCGCGTTTTACGTATGCCGATGTCATGGAACGATACGGCTCTGATAAACCGGATCTGCGTTTTGGTATGGAACTGATCGATGTGGGCGAGGCAGCTGCCGCGAGCAGTTTCGGTGTGTTCAAGTCCGTCATTGAAGGTGGTGGCCGCGTTCGTGGTATCAACGCAAAGGGTGCCGCCGATAAATACAGCCGCCGACTGCTGGACAAAGAGCTCAAAGATTTTGTGGGTGAGCATGGCGCCAGGGGACTGGCTTATATGAAGGTGGCTGACGGCAAACTGGAATCAACGATTGCCAAGTTCTTCGAACCGGAGCAGCAGCAGGAAATCATTCGGCTTATGAATGGTGAAGATGGTGACCTGTTGCTGTTCGTGGCAGACCAACCGGCTGTAACTTCAGCGGCGCTGTCCGCGTTACGAAACCGCCTGGGTCGTGAACTGGAACTTTACGATCCGGACGAGTTCAACGCACTGTGGGTCGTCGACTTTCCTATGGTAACGTGGAACGAAGAGGCAAATCGATACGACGCTGAACACCATCCGTTCTGTCAGCCCAACAGCGAGGATCTTGAGTATTTCAGTTCAGACCCCGGCAAAGTTCGGGCTGACTCCTACGACCTTGTCGTCAACGGCAACGAAGCTGCCAGCGGCAGTGTTCGTATCCATGACGCGAAGGTACAGCAACAGATCTTTGACCTGCTGAACATCTCTCCGGACGAAGCGGAATCGAGATTCGGATTCCTTCTGGAGGCATTGCGGTATGGAGCACCGCCTCATGCAGGAATTGCTCTGGGACTGGACCGCTGGGTGATGATTCTGACAGGGGACGACAATATCCGCGATGTCATTGCTTTCCCGAAAACCCAGCGAGCATCGGACCTGCTGTCGGGAGCCCCGGCAACAGTAGACGATCACCAGTTGCG